In Rutidosis leptorrhynchoides isolate AG116_Rl617_1_P2 chromosome 2, CSIRO_AGI_Rlap_v1, whole genome shotgun sequence, one genomic interval encodes:
- the LOC139893508 gene encoding syntaxin-31, with the protein MAPAATSTFRDRSSEFRSISDTFIRSSRILTDANNNSNHQNDPSSSYKSLASSPSSSPSSVRSDFKYRSSRILLRINETSEKISRLANLAKKSSIFDDPLKEIQELTSLIKNDITALNVDISDLQTLQNIEIADGNYSQDRVVHNTTVCDDLKNKLMGATKKFQDVLTARTENIKAHENRRQIFSTNMTRENPLRQQTKNVMEPPPWSSPSKSSGNLLPPESTGTGVQVGNQLRRRLGADSSPSLQMETSMLQQVVPQQENYSQNRAVALQSVESTITELSGIFTNLATMVAHQGELAIRIDDNMEETLSNVEGARGALLKHLNRISSNRWLLIKIFAILIVFLVIFLFFLA; encoded by the exons ATGGCGCCCGCCGCAACTTCCACTTTCCGTGATCGGTCTTCTGAATTCCGATCTATATCAGACACATTCATCAGATCCAGCCGGATACTAACGGATGCTAATAATAATTCAAATCACCAAAACGATCCATCTTCATCTTATAAATCACTGGcatcatcaccttcatcatcaCCTTCTTCAGTTCGATCTGATTTCAAATATAGGTCTTCTCGTATTTTGCTACGTATCAATGAAACCTCCGAAAAGATCTCTAGACTCGCTAATT TAGCTAAAAAGTCATCTATATTTGATGATCCCTTAAAGGAGATTCAAGAATTAACATCCTTAATAAAGAATGATATAACAGCCCTGAATGTAGATATTTCTGATTTGCAAACTCTTCAAAACATTGAAATTGCGGATGGTAATTATTCACAAGATAGAGTTGTTCATAACACTACGGTTTGTGATGATTTGAAGAACAAACTCATGGGAGCTACAAAGAAGTTTCAGGATGTACTAACAGCTAGGACTGAG AACATCAAGGCCCATGAAAATAGGAGACAAATATTTTCGACGAATATGACAAGAGAGAATCCATTGAGGCAGCAAACTAAGAATGTTATGGAGCCACCTCCTTGGTCAAGTCCGTCTAAATCATCTGGAAATCTACTACCACCTGA ATCCACAGGAACTGGAGTCCAAGTTGGAAACCAACTAAG ACGGAGATTAGGTGCTGATAGTTCTCCATCTCTGCAAATGGAAACGTCAATGTTGCAGCAGGTGGTCCCACAACAAGAGAATTATTCTCAAAACCGTGCAGTTGCACTACAGAGTGTTGAGTCTACAATTACCGAACTGAGTGGGATTTTTACAAATTTGGCTACAATGGTTGCCCACCAGGGAGAGCTTGCTATCAG GATTGATGACAATATGGAAGAAACGTTGTCAAATGTTGAAGGTGCTCGTGGAGCTCTATTGAAGCATCTAAACCGGATATCGTCAAACAGGTGGCTGTTGATTAAGATATTTGCTATTTTGATAGTTTTTCTAGTCATTTTTCTATTCTTTCTGGCTTAA
- the LOC139893509 gene encoding anthranilate synthase alpha subunit 1, chloroplastic-like, producing MQSLAVSLRSSPSFHRRCPPFHVQHSAISVPISSSISFRIRSPIRSVLQSPSLVGEEAEFVEASKKGNLVPLHRCIFADHLTPVLAYRCLVNEDDRDIPSFLFESVEPGFRTSQVGRYSVVGCDPTIEVIAKEKNVTIVDHEKGSSTHKIVEDPLEIPKNLSDGWKPQLLDGLPDTFIGGWVGYFSYDTVRYVEKKKLLFIDAQEDDRNLADIHLGLYEDVVVFDHVQKRAYVIHWVRLDQYSSTEEAYTDGIKRLHILLSKVHDVDPPKLLPGSVKLSTQQFGTPLNNSNMTSKEYQAMVLQAKEHILAGDIFQIVLSQRFERRTFADPFEIYRALRVVNPSPYMTYLQARGCILVGSSPEILTRVKSNKVFNRPLAGTVRRGKTLEEDEQLEEKLLNDEKQCAEHIMLVDLARNDVGKVTKSGSVKVEKLMTVERYSHVMHISSKVTGELLDHLTCWDALRAALPVGTVSGAPKVKAMELIDKLEVTRRGPYSGGFGWISFSGEMDIALSLRTMVFLNGGRFDTMHLHKEDNQLKQWVAYIQAGAGIVADSVPEDEQQECQNKAAGLARAIDLAESAFCR from the exons ATGCAATCACTAGCTGTTTCTCTACGATCATCACCGTCGTTTCACCGCCGTTGTCCGCCGTTTCACGTTCAACACTCCGCAATTTCCGTTCCAATTAGTTCTTCCATTTCGTTTCGCATTCGGAGTCCTATTCGCTCTGTTCTCCAGTCTCCGTCTTTAG TTGGTGAAGAAGCTGAGTTTGTTGAGGCATCAAAGAAAGGGAATCTGGTGCCTCTTCACCGATGCATATTCGCTGATCACTTAACACCAGTGCTCGCTTACCGTTGTCTAGTTAATGAAGACGATCGAGACATTCCTAGTTTTCTTTTCGAGTCGGTGGAACCTGGTTTTCGGACTTCACAAGTT GGTCGATACAGTGTGGTTGGGTGTGATCCAACAATTGAAGTTATTGCGAAAGAAAAGAATGTGACCATTGTGGATCATGAGAAAGGAAGTTCGACTCATAAAATCGTCGAAGATCCTTTGGAAATTCCAAAAAATCTTTCCGATGGATGGAAACCTCAGCTTCTTGATGGCCTTCCTGATACATTTATTG GTGGATGGGTTGGTTATTTTTCATATGACACAGTTCGTTACGTAGAAAAGAAGAAGCTCTTGTTCATAGATGCACAAGAAGATGATAGAAATCTAGCAGACATTCATCTTGGATTGTATGAAGATGTGGTTGTGTTTGATCACGTGCAGAAG AGAGCATATGTAATTCACTGGGTGAGGCTTGATCAGTATTCATCCACTGAAGAAGCTTATACGGACGGAATCAAACGCTTGCATATATTGTTGTCTAAAGTACATGATGTTGATCC CCCAAAGTTACTTCCAGGTTCTGTGAAATTAAGCACCCAACAATTCGGGACTCCGCTCAACAACTCTAACATGACCAGTAAAGAATACCAGGCGATGGTGCTGCAGGCAAAAGAACACATTCTTGCAGGTGATATTTTTCAGATTGTTTTAAGCCAACGTTTTGAACGCCGGACATTTGCAGATCCATTTGAGATCTACAGAGCATTAAGAGTTGTGAATCCAAGTCCATACATGACTTATTTGCAG GCTCGAGGGTGTATCTTAGTTGGTTCAAGCCCAGAAATTCTTACTCGTGTGAAATCT AATAAGGTTTTCAATCGACCTCTAGCTGGGACTGTAAGAAGAGGAAAGACTCTTGAAGAGGATGAACAGTTGGAGGAAAAGCTACTAAATGACGAAAAGCAATGTGCAGAACACATCATGCTGGTTGACTTGGCGAGAAATGACGTCGGAAAG GTCACAAAATCTGGTTCGGTTAAGGTGGAAAAGCTTATGACTGTTGAACGATACTCCCATGTGATGCATATCAGTTCCAAA GTGACTGGTGAGTTGCTCGATCATCTCACTTGTTGGGACGCCCTTCGTGCTGCACTTCCTGTTGGAACAGTTAGTGGTGCTCCAAAG GTGAAGGCGATGGAACTAATCGATAAACTGGAAGTCACAAGACGTGGGCCCTACAGTGGAGGGTTCGGGTGGATATCGTTTTCTGGGGAAATGGACATCGCTCTTTCTCTCAGGACCATGGTGTTCCTAAATGGGGGTCGTTTTGACACAATGCACTTGCACAAGGAAGACAATCAGCTAAAGCAATGGGTGGCTTACATTCAAGCGGGTGCAGGTATTGTGGCTGATAGTGTTCCAGAAGACGAGCAGCAGGAGTGTCAAAACAAAGCAGCTGGACTGGCTCGTGCTATTGATCTGGCTGAGTCTGCTTTTTGCAGATGA
- the LOC139893510 gene encoding pleckstrin homology domain-containing protein 1-like: protein MASLWRAVMGETPPNADDYDGVEYWSNPERTGWLTKQGEYIKTWRRRWFILKQGKLFWFKESIVTRGSRPRGVIPVATCLTVKGAEDVINKQFAFELSTRSETMYFIADSEKEKEDWINSIGRSIVQHSRSVTDNEIVDYDSKR, encoded by the coding sequence atggcgaGTCTATGGCGAGCAGTTATGGGCGAAACACCACCAAACGCCGACGATTACGACGGCGTAGAGTACTGGTCAAATCCCGAACGAACCGGTTGGCTAACAAAACAAGGCGAATACATCAAAACATGGCGCCGCCGTTGGTTCATATTAAAACAAGGCAAACTCTTCTGGTTTAAAGAATCAATCGTTACTCGTGGATCACGTCCACGTGGTGTCATACCAGTTGCCACGTGTCTCACCGTTAAAGGAGCTGAAGACGTCATCAATAAACAGTTCGCGTTTGAGCTGTCTACTAGATCGGAAACCATGTATTTCATCGCCGATTCAGAAAAGGAGAAAGAAGATTGGATCAATTCGATTGGAAGATCAATTGTTCAGCATTCGAGGTCTGTTACTGATAACGAAATCGTTGATTATGATAGCAAAAGATGA